One Trichosurus vulpecula isolate mTriVul1 chromosome 7, mTriVul1.pri, whole genome shotgun sequence genomic region harbors:
- the MRPS17 gene encoding 28S ribosomal protein S17, mitochondrial — MSVARSTVHAKWIVGKVVGTAMQRTAKVQVNRLVLDPYLLKYFNKRKTYFAHDASEQCTVGDIVLLKALPVPRTKHVKHELAEIIFKVGRVIDPITGKPCAGTTYLESPTSSETAP, encoded by the exons ATGTCAGTTGCCCGTTCTACTGTCCACGCCAAATGGATTGTGGGGAAGGTGGTTGGAACAGCGATGCAGAGAACTGCCAAAGTGCAAGTAAACAGGCTTGTTCTGGACCCCTACTTACTCAAG TACTTTAATAAGCGCAAAACATACTTTGCTCACGATGCTTCAGAGCAGTGCACAGTCGGAGACATTGTCCTCCTCAAAGCGTTGCCTGTGCCACGAACCAAGCACGTGAAACACGAATTGGCAGAGATCATCTTCAAAGTTGGCAGAGTCATCGACCCAATTACAGGGAAACCCTGTGCAGGAACCACGTACCTGGAAAGCCCGACCAGCTCCGAGACTGCCCCCTAA